A region of Moorena producens PAL-8-15-08-1 DNA encodes the following proteins:
- a CDS encoding PAS domain-containing sensor histidine kinase, which translates to MLNLTIAVTIGAAGNSCPIDQRHMLKTLQEMFSGHYIFHEHCYVWKPELVGLHAGSDLLIALSYYSILLLLIYVWSQHQDLPLLKILLLFSALVLCCGTSHLLEVWTIWHPDYWLSGLVKGTSAILSLSSAIALVVVMPKVLAFSSRAPLEATNTALEKEIAERKQTLEELLRSQQTLSLLVEQTPLGFIEWSLDGQVMQWNHVAEKIFGYKKMEAFGHRAHELIKPQSSLKQLQRVLQDCLNFDYTNCITENYHPQDGSSIFCQWHNAPLIESDGTVIGVVSVVEDITKRKLEDDVLSQAYEELEQRVSERTKQLAAANEVLKAEIRERRQVESELGNNLELLNLFLEDVPAAIAILDQQMRYQFVSRHWYSEYNISDDNIIGKSYYDVFPETPERWKKIHQRCLEGDSAECEEDLFILANGEQQWLKWEIAPWVDIAGKISGIIMSTEVITERKEAQEALKRLNQDLSRSNRELEQFAYVASHDLQEPLRAISSYTQLLAKKYQSNLDAQADKYIHYIVDGATNMQQLIQDLLSFSRVGTHGKELAVTDCEVVLNRVLDNLNVAIIESDVIVTHDSLPVVMGDDIQLSQLLQNIIGNAIKFRSKELPRVHISAELKGKEWIFSVRDNGIGIEPEYFERIFTIFQRLHTRREYPGTGIGLAVCKKIVERHGGKIWVESELGVGTTFYFSIPQHHHELNII; encoded by the coding sequence ATGCTTAATCTGACCATTGCTGTTACCATCGGTGCTGCTGGAAATTCTTGCCCAATTGACCAACGGCATATGCTCAAAACCTTACAAGAGATGTTCTCCGGTCATTATATATTCCACGAGCATTGCTATGTCTGGAAGCCTGAATTAGTTGGACTTCATGCTGGATCGGATTTACTAATTGCTCTATCCTATTACTCTATTCTGCTGTTGCTGATCTATGTTTGGTCTCAACACCAAGATCTGCCATTACTGAAGATTTTATTACTATTTAGTGCCTTGGTTTTGTGCTGTGGCACCAGTCACTTGCTGGAAGTCTGGACAATTTGGCATCCCGATTATTGGCTCTCTGGTTTAGTCAAAGGCACTAGTGCCATACTTTCTCTGTCTAGCGCGATCGCACTAGTAGTAGTGATGCCGAAAGTCTTAGCATTCTCCAGTCGAGCTCCACTGGAAGCGACTAACACAGCTCTGGAAAAGGAAATTGCTGAACGTAAGCAAACCCTAGAAGAACTACTGAGATCCCAACAAACCTTGTCCCTCCTGGTAGAGCAAACTCCCCTTGGTTTCATTGAGTGGAGCCTGGATGGTCAAGTGATGCAGTGGAATCATGTAGCCGAAAAAATTTTTGGCTATAAGAAGATGGAAGCCTTTGGGCATCGTGCCCATGAATTGATCAAGCCGCAATCTTCCCTCAAGCAGCTCCAACGAGTTCTGCAAGACTGTTTGAATTTTGATTATACCAACTGCATTACGGAAAACTACCATCCACAAGATGGCAGTAGTATATTTTGCCAGTGGCACAATGCTCCCTTAATTGAATCTGATGGCACCGTCATCGGAGTGGTGTCCGTGGTAGAGGATATCACGAAGCGCAAGCTAGAGGACGATGTCCTCAGCCAAGCCTATGAAGAGTTAGAACAACGAGTATCAGAACGGACAAAGCAACTAGCAGCAGCTAATGAAGTCTTAAAAGCTGAAATCAGGGAGCGCCGCCAGGTTGAGTCGGAATTAGGCAACAACCTAGAGCTGCTCAACCTATTTTTGGAAGATGTACCTGCAGCTATTGCCATATTGGATCAGCAGATGAGGTACCAGTTTGTTAGTCGCCACTGGTACTCAGAGTACAACATATCTGATGACAACATCATTGGCAAAAGCTACTACGACGTATTTCCAGAAACTCCTGAGCGTTGGAAGAAAATACACCAACGGTGCTTAGAGGGTGATTCAGCAGAGTGTGAAGAAGATTTGTTTATTCTCGCTAATGGTGAACAACAGTGGCTCAAGTGGGAAATCGCTCCTTGGGTTGACATTGCTGGGAAAATTAGCGGTATCATTATGAGTACTGAGGTGATTACAGAGCGTAAGGAAGCTCAAGAGGCACTCAAACGACTTAATCAAGATTTATCCCGATCTAACCGTGAGTTAGAACAATTTGCTTACGTGGCTTCCCATGATTTACAAGAACCACTGCGAGCCATTAGTAGCTACACCCAACTCTTAGCTAAAAAATACCAGAGTAACCTCGATGCTCAAGCGGATAAGTATATTCATTACATCGTAGATGGCGCTACTAACATGCAGCAGTTAATCCAGGATCTGCTGAGTTTTTCTCGGGTGGGAACCCATGGTAAAGAATTAGCCGTTACTGACTGCGAGGTAGTACTGAATCGGGTTTTAGACAATTTAAATGTGGCGATTATCGAGAGCGATGTCATAGTTACCCATGACTCCTTACCTGTAGTTATGGGGGATGATATACAACTGAGTCAACTTCTGCAAAATATCATCGGTAATGCCATTAAGTTTCGCAGCAAAGAGCTACCCAGAGTCCATATTTCAGCAGAACTGAAGGGTAAGGAATGGATCTTTTCAGTTCGTGATAATGGTATTGGTATTGAGCCTGAGTACTTTGAGCGCATCTTCACTATTTTCCAGCGCTTGCATACCCGCCGTGAGTATCCCGGCACAGGCATTGGTCTAGCAGTTTGTAAGAAAATTGTAGAGCGTCATGGGGGAAAAATTTGGGTAGAGTCAGAGCTAGGAGTAGGCACAACATTTTACTTCTCAATACCACAGCATCATCATGAGTTAAACATTATCTAA
- the argB gene encoding acetylglutamate kinase encodes MLYTQEYIRETEATRVRVLSEALPYIQKFAGRTVVVKYGGAAMKDSNLKDQVIRDIVFLASVGVRPIVIHGGGPEINSWLGKLGIEPQFKNGLRVTDAATMDVVEMVLVGRVNKELVSRINYAGGNAVGLCGKDGNLFVARPQGQEGIGFVGEVSSVDVGLVESLVNSGYIPVVSSVAADDTGQAYNINADTVAGAIAAALEAEKLILLTDTPGVLKDPKDQSSLIAHLDIQQSRELIESGVVSGGMIPKVNCCVRSLAQGVRAAHIIDGRIPHALLLEIFTDEGIGSMIVASEFTN; translated from the coding sequence ATGCTCTATACTCAAGAGTACATAAGGGAAACTGAAGCAACCCGTGTGCGGGTACTCAGTGAAGCACTACCCTACATCCAAAAGTTTGCTGGTCGCACAGTCGTGGTTAAGTATGGTGGTGCGGCCATGAAAGACAGCAATCTCAAAGACCAGGTAATCCGGGATATTGTATTCTTAGCTTCTGTGGGTGTACGACCAATAGTTATCCACGGTGGTGGTCCGGAAATCAATAGCTGGCTGGGAAAATTAGGGATTGAGCCACAATTTAAGAATGGTCTGCGGGTGACCGATGCTGCCACTATGGATGTAGTGGAGATGGTGCTGGTGGGTCGGGTGAATAAAGAGTTAGTCTCTCGGATTAACTACGCCGGTGGTAATGCTGTCGGGCTGTGTGGCAAAGATGGTAACTTATTCGTAGCACGCCCACAAGGTCAAGAGGGTATTGGCTTTGTTGGGGAAGTGAGCAGTGTGGATGTGGGGCTAGTAGAGTCTTTGGTTAATAGTGGCTACATTCCAGTAGTGTCTAGTGTGGCGGCTGATGATACTGGCCAAGCTTACAATATCAACGCTGACACGGTTGCCGGTGCGATCGCAGCTGCTTTAGAAGCAGAAAAGCTGATCTTGCTGACTGATACCCCTGGGGTTTTGAAGGATCCTAAAGACCAATCTAGCCTGATTGCTCACCTAGATATTCAACAATCACGGGAGTTGATTGAGAGTGGGGTAGTGTCTGGTGGGATGATTCCTAAGGTAAACTGCTGCGTGCGATCGCTTGCCCAAGGGGTACGTGCGGCTCATATAATTGATGGTCGCATTCCCCATGCCCTGCTCCTGGAAATCTTCACCGATGAAGGAATCGGTTCGAT